The Lutra lutra chromosome 7, mLutLut1.2, whole genome shotgun sequence genome segment GGTTCCTCTTAAGCTCTTCTCCATACCCTCTCCACTCATTGTAGGAGCTGGAAGCGATCAAAGCTCGAGTcagggagatggaggaagaagcTGAGAAGCTAAAGGAGCTACAGAACGAGGTAGAGAAACAGATGAATATGAGTCCACCTCCAGGCAATGGTGAGTAACTGGCGGTTGCACGCGGAGCCCGGGTCCTCGGAAGGGTTGTGCGAGCACGGGTTGTGTGGAATTGGATGTTAGGGACCTTGGAGCTGCTTGTCTGAGCAATTACTGGGCAGGTGGTGCGGTCATAgtccattttgtgtttttctgaccTTAGCGAGGCAAAAACCTACATTTTAATGATGGTGATCTTGTgcctttctttgtccttttaacaAATgtgttcttctttgttctttagtCTGCCTCTACTCTTTGTGGAGGTTGCCAACTGGCATTTGACCTTCAAGTCTCATAGTTCTTCCTTTAGTTGGAGACCCTTTAGTTAGGAGTTCTAAGAGAAACTGCTCGActgcaggggggcggggggggctttCCCTTTAATAAATCTAGAAATGTTGAGTTTGGGTTCCCTTGATTTTGTTCACTTTTCACATGATTTCAGTCAAAGCTTTTCAATAGGGACTTGatttgggggcaggagggaattCCTGTaccattttctctgatttttaagagtgtgttaatcttttgcttgatTTGTCAAATGTTCAGCGAGTACCTATTGTGTGTTAAACAGTATTCTTGTTAAGGGGTACAGCAGGGAACAGAACAGACTAAAATCTTTTCTTTACtctagtggtggtggtggtagtggtgcaAAAATTAGTCAAATAGAAAACCAGCTTTCAccccctgattcttttttttcttcaaagctgGCCCAGTGATCATGTCCATTGAAGAGAAGATGGAGGCCGATGCCCGTTCCATCTATGTTGGCAATGTATGTATTAGGGTCCTCATTGGGGTTGGGGAAGCTCTTGTTTTGGGAGTTGCTTAATAGGAGGCTCAAAAGGAACATCTCAAGGATAGGTGATGAATTTGGGGAGTATTGGGAGGGTTTGGAGGAGGTAAAAGGTAATGGTGATCCGCAGAGGCTCTGGGGTTGGAAAGATAAAAGATTAGTTTCTTAGAGAACAAGATTTAATGTGCCTTGGGGTGGATGGGTGGCCCAACCTAGACGCTAGGCAGGGTACCTGTGAAACATGACCACCTCTACTCCCCCACAGGTGGACTATGGTGCAACAGCAGAAGAGCTGGAAGCACACTTTCATGGCTGTGGTTCAGTCAACCGTGTTACCATACTCTGTGACAAATTTAGTGGCCATCCTAAAGGGTAAGTAGGGAAGTAGATTGAGGTCATTTTAATTACGttttagaaatagataaattatgttttatattgaGCAGTAAGTTAAAATATGTGGTGTTCGTCTTACAAGTTGGGGCTTTAATGTATATATCGGGTTACACATAAATGGGAGACCAGACAGAGATGAAGGTTAGTGTGGGTGGGATCATGAActagaagagggaggggcagcttTTGCTTAGCCCCAGCTGGTTCCGCTATATGGAAATCCAGCCCTGTGTAAActcttttataattttccaagAGTAGCTGAAAATTTAGATTGAAGTTTTccgtttaaaaaaaatgttgacaaagaattaaaaatgtggCTACGCTGTTACTCAAGCAGAGCATACCTGCAAGTTGGATTTGACGTATAAGCTGCTATTTGTAACTTCAGATAGAtgaaatgacaaattatttttttcaggtttgcATATATAGAGTTCTCAGACAAGGAGTCAGTGAGGACTTCTTTGGCCTTAGATGAGTCCCTATTTAGAGGAAGACAGATCAAGGTAAGCCCCATTGCCCTTTGCTGTTCTGGTTCTGTATAAACTCTCCAGGCCTATTCTGAGGCTTTCTGCTGTACATCCCTCACTCTCAGGTGATCCCAAAACGAACCAACAGACCAGGCATCAGCACAACAGACCGGGGTTTCCCACGAGCCCGATACCGTGCCCGGACCACCAACTACAACAGTTCCCGCTCTCGATTCTACAGTGGTTTTAACAGCAGGCCCCGGGGTCGCGTCTACAGGTCAGGATAGATGGGCTGCTCCTCTCCCCCGCCTCCCATGAGCCCTgtatgtttccttctttcctgatcTGAGGAACCTCCCTCACTTACCCTCCCCTTGGTCTCCAGGGACTTGGTCTCCTGCCTGCGCAGGGTGAGGAAGGTAGTtgcaggccaggccaggccaggcggCCAGTCTCATCATCGTTTTCTGGAGCGGGAATTGGTGATAAGGGCTGGATCTCTCCACTCTGTTCTGAGAGATGCTTCTTctcccagcctttttttttcccttgagacttGGTGGCAGTGAAGGTGTTTACACAGCAGGCCAGGAAGAACGGCCTCAGAGTAGTGAAGGCACTGCTTGGACATTTGCTACTTTTCCCAGAGTTAAGGAGGGGTTGAAGATTGAACCTCCCTTGGAAGAATGCCAGAGGCTAGTTGATCCTACTCAACAGCCATGTGGGAGGATACTGAGATATTTACTCTTTAACTGAGCCAATGTTTTGCAAGGTTAACTTTTCTCTCTGGGCCTAGTGGTGCCCATGTTGCTTTACTATCCTCTCCCTGCCTTTAAATAGACAGAATAGGCATATAGACCTTGGCTTTTCGTAAGATTCACTTATCTGCTCCCAGGAATTAGGGAGGATCTGATGGTGAAGGCCTGGGGTTTAAGAGCTGTGAAGAActgaaactggaaaaataatgaGTCCCATTTTCTTGCCTCTTTATCTCAGatacacttttgtttttttgcctctGGCAAGGTATTCTATTAAATTGCCCCTTCCCATTTGCCAGGTGTGTCACAATTTCTGGGATTGTGGGGTCAGTTTTAGGATACTTGGAAATATCTTGGCCCCCATTCCCTGCACTGTAACTGGGGCAAGGGCCCACGGGGAGGGGCTTGTGCTGAACTCCTAAGTGATCATGTTAACACCTaactctccttctttcttccaggGGCCGGGCTAGAGCGACATCATGGTATTCCCCTTACTAAAAAAAGTGTGTattaggaggagagagaggaaaaaaagaggaaagaaggaaaaaaaaaaagaattaaaaaaaaaaaaagaaaaacagaagatgaccttgatggaaaaaaaaatattttttaaaaaaaagatatactgtGGAAGGGGGGAGAATCCCATAACTAACTGCTGAGGAGGGACCTGCTTTGGGGAGTAGGGGAAGGCccagggagtggggcagggggctgctCATTCACTCTGGGGATTCGCCATGGACACGTCTCAACTGCGCAAGCTGCTCCCCTTGTTTCCCTGTCCCACTTCACCCCCTTGGGGGCTGCTCAAGGGTAGGTGGGCATGGGTGGTAGGAGGGGTTTTTTTACCCAGGGCTCTGGAAGGACACCAAACTGTTCTGCTTGTTACCTTCCCTCCATCTTCTCCCTAACTTTCACAGTCCCTCCACCTGCTCTTGTCCTGCCAGGTctgccacccaccccacccctcttttccggctcccctg includes the following:
- the LOC125103913 gene encoding polyadenylate-binding protein 2 isoform X4, producing the protein MATPASAPDTRALVADFVGYKLRQKGYVCGAGPGEGPAADPLHQAMRAAGDEFETRFRRTFSDLAAQLHVTPGSAQQRFTQVSDELFQGGPNWGRLVAFFVFGAALCAESVNKEMEPLVGQVQEWMVAYLETRLADWIHSSGGWFSQTTGAETAAELIFSEILSDYDSALNPPVPEELEAIKARVREMEEEAEKLKELQNEVEKQMNMSPPPGNAGPVIMSIEEKMEADARSIYVGNVDYGATAEELEAHFHGCGSVNRVTILCDKFSGHPKGFAYIEFSDKESVRTSLALDESLFRGRQIKVIPKRTNRPGISTTDRGFPRARYRARTTNYNSSRSRFYSGFNSRPRGRVYRGRARATSWYSPY
- the LOC125103913 gene encoding polyadenylate-binding protein 2 isoform X1; this encodes MAAAAAAAAAAGAAGGRGSGPGRRRHLVPGAGGEAGEGAPGGAGDYGNGLESEELEPEELLLEPEPEPEPEEEPPRPRAPPGAPGPGPGSGAPGSQEEEEEPGLVEGDPGDGAIEDPELEAIKARVREMEEEAEKLKELQNEVEKQMNMSPPPGNAGPVIMSIEEKMEADARSIYVGNVDYGATAEELEAHFHGCGSVNRVTILCDKFSGHPKGFAYIEFSDKESVRTSLALDESLFRGRQIKVIPKRTNRPGISTTDRGFPRARYRARTTNYNSSRSRFYSGFNSRPRGRVYRGRARATSWYSPY
- the LOC125103913 gene encoding polyadenylate-binding protein 2 isoform X3 — its product is MEEEAEKLKELQNEVEKQMNMSPPPGNAGPVIMSIEEKMEADARSIYVGNVDYGATAEELEAHFHGCGSVNRVTILCDKFSGHPKGFAYIEFSDKESVRTSLALDESLFRGRQIKVIPKRTNRPGISTTDRGFPRARYRARTTNYNSSRSRFYSGFNSRPRGRVYRGRARATSWYSPY